The following DNA comes from Rhineura floridana isolate rRhiFlo1 chromosome 18, rRhiFlo1.hap2, whole genome shotgun sequence.
gcctcagaggaaggcaatggtaaaccccctctgaataccgttaaCAATGAAAACCCtgttgatagggttgccataagctgaAATTGACTCAAAGGCAGTCCAAATAATGATAaaatacaaatttgtaaaaatgcaatcacaatttgggttggtctttcacagtccaatccacttcctgtgtagcttggaggaatttgataacatgtgcctctgagcatatggtgagtggtggcaacatctgccatctccaaagacagagaattacatttttgtaggtttgttggagttcttactttgcttctttcctgtgttacttctgtttctagagagaatctaacctggaacataatatttctctcattattcatcctagaaacctgaaagactgtcttaccccctatatatccagtcgatcactgagctctgcaggtgagggcctcctgcagataccatcttatcaggaggtccgttctgtacaacaaaataggaaatggacctttaagtATGGTGACacgtaccctgtggaattccctccccttaaatattaggcaggcgccatctctatcttttcggcacctgttgaagactttcctctttcaacaaaattTTTAAGCCGAGACCTaagcatctctgttggaattgcttcttaatatgttgttttttttttaaaaaaaacaccttttttaaaaaacaatattttaaccctttttattaaaGATGCctttaaagctttttcaaaaaatatttgtaaagttgttttgttttaatcttttaaggtctgtttttatgatgttttaaagtgtttttagtgcttttgtttaccaccctgggctcttgctggatatctatctatctatctatctatctatctatctatctatctatctatctatctatctatctatctatctatctatctatctatctatctatctatctatctatctatctatctatctatctatctatctatctatctatctatctatctaaaaagAAGCATTGTAcctggcattgctcaggaattctaaagaACAAAAACGTCAGAGTACTTTTGAGAGGTTCAGTCCATCACCTTGATTCAAATATAGCATCCAtttatatccaaacatagacaaaaaccagCTCCTTGATTTCAGGAACCAACATGCAAAATTGGATTATGATAAGAGGTGtgcaaatgcaaagcaaacaaacaactttacaaaatgtataatCGATGGCTTCCATGCAATGCTCTTACTGCACAGTGTAGGCCCAtcgaagttaatgaacatgactaggtAAGATccactcatttcaatgggtcaactatgagtaggatttagctgaatacgACCCACAGCTATCATATATCTATTTCAAGtcaaaaaagaagaacaaaatatATGTACAATCCAAGCAATCCACAAGAAACTAATTGGTCCCATGGCTCCAGCTTGTATGTGGGTGCAACTACTAGGGATGCTTCCTTTTTCTCTGATGCATGTTTGAACAGGCTCTCCATGCAGTCTATATGTCATGCAAATTAATCATTGAGAGAGGGGATTGATCATAAAAGAAACAGGGACACTCACCAGCCCAAACATAAGATTCCCAAAAAGAGTCATAACATGTAGTTTTGCACCCTGGCTGATTCCTGGAGGTATGTGGGTCCTGGTGACATGGTAATAAAGTGTCCAAGCCAGTGCCAAGAATGGGATGAAAATGCTCAGATACAGGAGCAGGTTCAACAGAGCTTGGCCGAGTGCCGTTCTCTGAGCTAAGAAGGGCAGCATCCTCTTCTGACACCAGTGGCTTCTGATATTCTACTTCAGTGGCGTCTCCCTAATAAACTCTAAGTCTGTTGTAAGAGCAAACATATTAACTAAGAATCAGATTAGGAGCAAGAGGTTAGGCACTGCAAGATGTTCTTGACTCATGAATGAAATTTTGCCGAGAGATGCCAGTTCTTAGAAGCTTATGCCTCATTCATGAGTTTTGGCGTCCAGATGACTGAGATATCTACACTGACTTCTGCCACcacttttttctctttcctttcatttttaaCTCTCAAGTGTATTGAACAACTCCATACATAGGTGGGAAGGTGAGGAAGAGGACTGAGTTCACCCTAAGTGGGAGGGGATTGCACATAAATGTGATCTgacttttgcatttcattttgcatttcagtacctcccactccaccCATCTCCTCCATCTTTGCGGCTGATTAAGAAGGACTGAGGCAAAGTTTCAATCTCTGTTAACATCGCATCTGAACCACAAAGCTTGAAATAGTTTGGCCCGCACCAGGTAATAAAGACATGAGATTCAAGTTCTGGGTGAAGCAAGGTcgctgttgcgctgcagccaactcaggagcgacaggaaggggggagtagtaccaaccaccctgaaagaagcagtgatctaaccgctcctgaaaaagcacacCTTGGActctgcccagtcacaaatactcactttttagggaaggtgattgagagggttgtggcacagcaattgcaagtactcttggatgaaacggattgccttgatccattccaatctgggttcaggcctggttataggactgaatcagccttggtcgccctgatggatgacctttgttgggaaaaagacagggggagtgtgattctgttatgcttacttgatctctcagtggcttttgataccattgacctcctggcccaacttggtgagatggtatcagaagcactgttttacagtagttctgatccAATCTTCAGGGCTGTTttaagagaatagcattgggtgattgtcttgtgttcctggcagttgtgctgtggggtgcagcagagtaccatcttgtcccccatgctgtttaatatctatatcaaGCCcttggagcagtcatcaggagatttggggtgaggtgtcagcagtatgctgacgataaccaactctatttctctgtaacatctgaatcgggagaggccgtgcaagccctggaccactgcctggactctggtgggctggatgagggccaataaactgagtctgaatcctagcaagatggaagcactgtgggttggtggttcccaagtttggataattggtcagttgcctgctttggatggggatgtactccctctgaaagagcgggtccctagtctgggggtgctcctggatccatctttgtcgctagaggcccaggtgacctcagtggctaggtgtgccttttaccagcttcgcctGCTATGACAGCTgtgccctactgggaggaagggtgggatataaatctaataaataataatatataatcgTCTTATTCATGACCTCcttcgcctggctggaatgtgcccttgaattctgatagtGCCATTTGCCTagctggaggatagagaggtgtgtgtgaacatgtggagcaacttccctaatgtgcaaaggtaaaatttacatcaatTCCTtcaccctcttttgcctctggctttgcCCACCACTGCAGGTGGACCTCAGAAGGCTGCCTGGAAGGGAATAGGACCTGAAAACAATTTCCCACCCCTGAATTATAGGGTGGGTCCTTCTCTCATTAAGGAAAACCCAAGGACAAACAAAGCCAATTCCACTGAGATTGAGAGTACAGATTCTGTCCTTTGAACAAATATTGAtttctgtgggttgtatccaactacattctactcagagtagacccactgaacttaatgcatttgttagtcatgtctgtcaagtttaatgggtctattctgagggGGAAATTGGATGATATCAAATAAACTATCGGCATGCGCCCGGGCGCACACACCAATTTCCCCCCATGGATGTTGTAGTCATTAAGAAAGGAGTATAGAGGAGAGAAGTTCCCAGTGTTCAAGTCCTGAAACTCCTGAAGTAGAAGGACGTAAGATGGGGAACAACACTCTTAGAAGCATATTAATTaggaactggtgtgtgtgtgtgtgtgtgtgtgtgcgtgcgtgtgcgtgcgtgcgtgcgtgagagagagagagagagagagagagagagagagagctcagaAGGGACTTAGGGCTATGCAATCACTGTGTCTAAATTGCAAACACCGAGGCAAAGTGGGTGTGTTTGGGTTCAAGTGAGGGCCctccaagccaagccaagccccTCCCTGAGGTGATCCAAGCAGAATGGCAGCCCCCCTCAAGCTCTTCAGAGTTATTTGGAGTTACAAAGAATCATACCTTCAAAATGATAGGAGAATAAAAGACAAACACCATTTAAGGGAAATGCCAGGGTGGGGATagtgggaggaggggagctggCGTTTGCTCATTGATAGTTTCCCATTCAGGATAGAATCTCACCCAACACTCTCTAGTCACAGTGcttgtgggcagagcttggaagtaactagttacttgtaattcattacttttttgagtaacgagtggctAATTCCTTTACACTTtgtttgtaatagaactaggagtaattttactacttttgtggagtaattgtagcgtttccagaattacttttgggcattacttgggggggagcaggggaagtcttctgctcctctgatttgtggatgaaaatcatgtgcctcaaactgggcttctgtgcagcgtcgctctttcctcatgctctgtggatgggtagcaggcgacgagggaggacgcagagagtgagacagggtggagtggagaaaacaattattttaaaaaatggatagtggtggtgaagaatggagtggggagGAAAAGGATCtgaaggtcaagaacatggataaaggaggagaagggggcagcagcagaatggagataaagaactgtggaggtgaaagatgacgtgtgtgtgtgtgtgtgaatactgtgtttgcacttggcacacaaagtggcctccaccaccctctctggctactttgctgcatatgcagtattgtaacttttttgcatctcaggggaaaatgtttgcttgagtgagtgtcccttagttggtggcagagcagggtctgggaggtagttaagtgatagaagttatgctggctggctgagtgaggggggttgcactttgtttgatgtgcaaagatccgagtagtggcctcagcctccctccccaccacccttaccagcggagagaccaccattgttatcttatgaataaaaataattattctgctacctctgtatgtgtgtgcttattttaatgttgttttaggctacttagatgcgcAGCAGCCAAGGCGAGCACCctgtagactttttttaaaagtaactgaaatgtaattgtagtgattactttggaggaaaagtaaagttatcagttactttcagagcaattgtaattgtaacggtaattactactttttgagccatgtaactgtaactgtaatttattactttttaaaagtaatcttccaagctctgcttgtgggGATGCTGGTCCCATAACACATTTCTCCCAGTGCCTCTTTGTCTCACTCTTTGGCTAGTCCTCTGAATGTTACGAAGAGTTGGTTGGTGGCGTTCTGACACATCTTGTCTCCTGTTTGTCCTAACCCAGCCTTCCTAcctgtttctttcctttctgTTCTTTTCCATCCTTTCCAATCCATCCCAGTCCATATTTTATATGGATTTTATGCAAATTATATATTTGTGTAAGACTGTTGTCATGCTGTAGTTCTCTTGGCCATTGACAAGAGTCTGAGAGTGGCCGGGACAtcacagcagtgaggagggaATCAAAACAAGGAGATGGAGGCCAGAAGGCATGCAGCCAGCCCAGGCAAGCCACAGGCCAACAGTCAGGACAGGCTGGGGCAGCTTCCCAGCAACTGTCTTACTTTGATGCTGCTGCCCATCTCACACTAATGGCCCTATTTCAACCTCAGCAGCATTGGAGGTGGCGGAGGAGAGATACAGAGGTGGGTTGGGGGCCCAGGCAAGCCACAGAGGACCATTCAGGCTAGGGCATCTCCCCAGGAAAAGTCCTGCTTGGCCACTGCCACCCACTGCTTCGCTACTCCTTGTCCTCTGCTGATGTCCTCTGACATGGGAAAAGTAGCAGGGGGAGGATTGCAAAAGGCTTCGCAatcctccctgcccttctcctttGCACCTCTGACATAAGGAGTGTTGGGTTCAAATGCAAgcgctccccctccctgctgcagGGGCGAGCCAGCTCTTCCCTCAGCCTGGGTAGGAGCGCAAGCTTGACACTTTATTTACCTGTTTTCAgtggttcagccagataccaaaagtaaagcagacacacacacaattactgcttgatcaagaagggGTCTCTAACCTGCAGACTGCAGTCTGGCAGGGAAGAGAGCAACGTTTATTAATTAAAGCATCCTTTATGTAgttttcataagcaaaacaagatacaatattattaatatcataagaTGGGAATACAGTGTTACAGAGATAAAGCAAGCGCTTCTTCATATCCTTGTTTGGATTGACACTTGGTGCTAGATGACCATGGGGTTTAGTGTGCTTTTGAAAGTTACCCACACAGCAGTATGACGTAAAACTATGGATACATTCTAACAAAGTGTTTTGGGAACAACTTGTGCTGGATTAGCTACAATGTGCAGGATTTGTATAGTGAAGCAAGACAGAGAGAAACAATAACAATCCAGatgggatacattttatctcttTCTCTAGCCTGATAGGCGCCTCGGCGTGTTCCTTTCTCATGAGGGAAGAAGCGAGAGCTAGAGGGTCATGTCCCACACCCCCTTGGAGATCCATGATTCATTGCGGCATTAGTTCTGTAGCgtttcttgacaactcttgacaactcttggggTCTAGGAAATAATTTATTCCTAACAGGAGCACAAACGAGAAGCCGGGGAGGATCGGAAAAGTTGACAGGATCAGCACAGGGAGGTTTCTGCAAGGCTTTCCACCCTAGCTCTTTCAACCTCTGCTTGTGGGATTTTGACAGGATGTCATGTAATTCACAGGAGGGTTGACCCACCCACCAGTGAATGTTGGACCATGGGGTGGGAGCAAAAAAAATGCCCATCCCCTGATCTAATGGATTAATGGGGGGAATGGGGTGGTTAGTGCATtctggggggtggagggaatGATGGTAAGatcagtagagtagtggcaatttgagaagtgcagggtccctcctccatagtcacagccacaccctctcactctctacaacttggctttttgaagtaggaatgaACAGGAATTCcgttcactctgattgtctccagtcagcaggaaatgacaaggagcaagttagaagactcttctcagtggctaacacactcccatttcatgctgattggctcataagaaactggagacttagggacctggctcccaaaaaagtaagagttctaggatcccctgagaccctggatgtactaCTTCTAAGTAAGATCCCCGACCTCCAGATTTTCCTCTTCTTGCCCCACCAAGAAAACCAGGTCCAAGGTGTGGTGGGCCACATCCCTTGGGCTGAtgacatgttgggacagtcccatggctgtcatggaggccatggagtcctgagctgccccaggccTGGCAGCCTCAACATGGATGTGAAAAATCCTGCAGTACTACAAGCCTGGGGATCTCCATACTATGTCCAAGGCAACTCAGGCGGGGAGGCTGTTGGGTAGCATGCCAGGCAACATACCAAATAAATCCCTAGCTGGCCCCGTTCACCAATGCCAGGCACAAACCCTCCAGATGTCTGAGGATGTTACAGATTACATAAGGAACAGCTGTTTCCAGTCCCCCCCTTGATTCACCATCTTGACCATGTTAGTGTTGCTTTATTAAGAACTGTTATAAAGCGTGTTCGTAATTGAATATCAACATTTACACAGTAtttagagatggggaacttgtggccctcccagagcttggggaagttacttttttgaactacaactcccaccagcccaatccagtggccctactggctggggctgatgggagttgtagttcaaaaaagtaactttcccaagctctgggccctccaactcccaacatcctcagccaccatggccaactgtcaggactgatgggagtagtagtccaagaACGTAAAGACTGCCACGAGTTCATTCATccttgagagagagaaaggatttGGGTTGTATCCGAGTAAGTTGAAATTAATGTACATAGGTTTGctgtgttcattcatttcagtggctctgctctgagCGGGGCTAACACTGAAGGCAGCCCTTTCTTTGAGACTGTTCAAGTTATTCATATCGGAGTAATATATCCCTCCACTGAAGTGGAAGACTAGCACTGCTAATGAAAGTGGGTCATTTATCTCTACAGCCCTTTTAAGAACTGTGCTACATGCTCCATACAGTCCCGTGTGCCTGGAAATTCAAGTAGCGCATAATCAATGAAGAATGCTACTCCATGGAACCCATCCTGAACATGATGCCATGTCACTGGCACACCATTGTCCTCTAGCCGCTTCTTGTACAACAGACCATCGTCCCGCAGAACATCATGCTCACAGGTCAAAATGAATGTCTTGGGGAGCTGGCAGATAATCGCATCTTCTGCCAAAAGTGGGGAGAACCTTGGGTCAAAAGCCTTTTTGGCAAGTTCATAAAGCTTTTGTGAAAATGAAACAGGCACTTTTGAGACATAGCCCCTGGCCTTAAATTCTTCTGGAAGGTTATCGGCACTAATCCATTTTCTGTACTTCACCCACATATCCCTAGGAACATGGGCACTCTCTATAATCCCTTCCACATTGATAGTCTTCCCAGTGAGATATGCGAAACCAAGTTTGATAGCCCGTTTCCTGAACAACATGGGAACTGAATGGTTTTGCTGATGGGAAGGCAAATTGAAGTCCACTGCTTGCAGGAAGGGGTAGACCATGATCTGTGCTCGCATTCTTGGAAGGTCCACTCTGGTCACCAGCTCTTGACAAACAACAGCAGCCAATGTTCCTCCGCTACTGTCCCCACCAATGGCAATGCGGTTGGGGTCCACTCCATATTCCTTCGCATTCTTCAGAAAGTGTATTGCAGCAGTGCAGCAGTCGAGTAATGGGACTGGGTGCCGATGCTCAGGAGCTAAACGGAATCTAAAGCAAAAGCGAGATATAGTCTGCAGTTGTCATTTCATGTTCTATAGCAGAAGGGCATTTCCTGaatgatctatttatttatttatttaatttaatttatattgcAAGCATGGAGAACCCCTAGGACTGcattccttctgggcagccttctgggatCCACAGGCCAGGGGATGTGGGCCAGagggccagaaacaaaagtgTGTGGAACAAGAAATGGAAGTGTTACCTTTGTATAAGTAAGCTGGCCATTCacctcaatgggtctaccctgagtataattcactaataggcaaaaaaaccttgcggcttaagaatgtacctatagcccacagatatttctaccaaactttaaaaagcagggaaattgggcagctatagtgaatgcaccaggggagcaggagacctgacctcctctctgagatattgtactgccctacaaagttgtcaaaatgcaaatacaatttgggttggtctttcacagtccaatccacttgctgtgtagcttggaagaatttgggccAGTGGAATGTCAGCTCTACTGGAGCTGCAGGCATAAGCAAAAAGAGAATGCTGGCTCTCACAGATGCCCCTACCAGCATGTAAGCACTCCCCACTGACTTCCATTAGAAGTATTTTCTCAGACTGACCTTTTACACGGCATAATTTGGCCCGGATGGGGACCAGCAGGAGTGCtccgaatgggagttggatgttgcataagtctcCCCCGGCTCCTCCTCTGACACGCTCCCAAATGCCGCTTTTTGGGGCCCTCCGCTGAACTCCACCAGCAACACTCTACCGGGCTGGTCTTCCCTGGTGGACTCCCAGCTCCACCACAGCAGAGGAGCTTCTGCCGGTGGAGCCTGACAGAGCTCAGACCATGCTGGCTCACCAAAGATCCGTCATATCCagctcccctctgcccagtgtaaatatttatttattattttatttatatcccgcccttcctcccagctggattgCGCCCTAAGATGTGAAATGTTAACTACAAGAGGATGCCAAGGGGATGAGCCCTCAAAGGGGACATAAACAGAGAGGCTAGCCATAAAGCCTCATCTGATTGGGATTCAGGAAGTAACTGTCTCTAACCATCGAACTGACAGGAAATCTCACCCCAGGGCTAGCACCCTGTGGAGTTACAGCCTCCACATGCACCTCAGGGCTCAAAGGCCAGGGTGTCTCTTCAACATATGATGGAAACTCCACAATGacggtgccagacacacctctgcagAGGGGAGTTCCATCACGTTGGGCCTGCCATAGAGCATGCTCTCTCACaggcttagggatgggggagacgtTAGATCtagttggcatttaaaggcaaatcaatcacattcacactttccaaaacaatacggaaacggaaacacagccatccttccaaattcgcacGTACCTGaaatttgtgatgtagttctgcaACCCAACAACATTTatgaaaatgcatgatattagggggaaatgtgcctaaactggaatatattagtgaaagtaacatagaaaaatgcatgatattaggggaacttgtttgcaaaactgtgtacattagtctaagCTACATACAAATTTGTGTTCATTAGGGGAAAATGGACATTacgatgctgatgaattttcttgagggttttttgggggggagaattaacaaattgctgctgaaatgtggaaaactgaatctaTGATTGATTCCCtctaggaagaagggcaggatataaatgaatgaatgaatgaatgaatgaatgaatgaatgaaacagaaCCTGAAAGATAGCACCATCCTTACCCAGGCTGTGAATCCCCAGCCCCCACTCCTCTGAAGGTGGTGGAATTACTAAGAGGAACCCCTCTGCTAATCTGGATTCCCAAAAGTGCCCCAGATTTGTTTgctgggatgggggagaggaaTGAAATGAGGTATTGTGGGAAAGGTCGTGGCGGATTGGCATACAGTAGAATACAGTAGATAGATAATTTATTcaaaccaaatcaaatcaaattttatcatgtggtcatagacccaatatacaattgattttaCAGGTAGTAAAAACCATGGATTATAAAACAGAGCTGGCAAAGCTCGTGGAAGTTAAAACAGAGCATTGTTAACTAAGAAAGATCTTCTTACGTATGGTTTGGGCGGCGAAAATGATCTTAGCAGCAGATAGGGTTGTTGACTTGTCGATACCGGCCAGAAGATGTTTCAGTAAACAGTCTGTGGGCCTGCCAGGGAAATTTTTTATAATGGGGTTTAGATACCTAGAGCGTTCAGCGTTGTAGAAGGaacaaacaaagaaaatatgGGACAGTGACTCGACGTCTGCATTCCTGCAGGGACATAAGTGGAGTTCGGGGTGTGTGCCCTGGTAGCGGCCTACTAAAAGTGAGGAGAGGAGGCAGTTGAATCGGGCCCTAGAGAAGGCTTGGGCATAGTCACattttccagataaggggcgGGGTTAGGGAATGTGAAGCTTAAATCAGAATGGGTTGGGGAGCAAGTCTTAGCAGCATTTGACAATGAGCTTTGGAGATAGATGTCTTTAATCCAGGTCTCGATGGTCCGTTTGGCTGCTTCAGACTCTAATGAGGATAGAAAGTCTACTGAGAAGCCACAGCGTGGCACAGAGTTTGTGGCACAGTAGGCTATAAAGGCACGGAAAAGCTGTTTCAGTCCTATTTTGGACAGAGACAGGAGGGCGGCATCATCAGTGTATAACAGCAGAGGACAATTTTGATCGGCCACCTTGGAGGGATGGAAGGCGGGAGAACAACAACATGTACTGAGATCATTTAAGAAGAGGTTGAAGAGTACAGGGGCTAGGATACAGCCCTGTCTGACCCCTTTGGAGGCAGAGATAGGGTTTGTTAAAGTCCCATCGGCACCACAATGAACTCAGAGGGATGTGGTTTGATGAAGGCGATAAATGAGGTAGAGGAGTCTCCTGTCCATGTTAGTTTGAGAAAGTTTGGCCCAAAGTTTATCTCTTGGAATGGCATCAAATGCAGATTTGAGGTCGACAAAAGCAACAAACAGGCCATTT
Coding sequences within:
- the LOC133372357 gene encoding arylacetamide deacetylase-like 4, which produces MLPFLAQRTALGEALLNLLLYLSIFIPFLALAWTLYYHVTRTHMPPGISQGAKIRVMILVGNLTVGLALFLEKVGICHKYVIWRLGMNGIPPREDSKLIIKDLLFDGIPVRIYWPKASPARNRRGMLYLHGGAGLFGSIRAYERVCRYIARESDTVVVSVEFRLAPEHRHPVPLLDCCTAAIHFLKNAKEYGVDPNRIAIGGDSSGGTLAAVVCQELVTRVDLPRMRAQIMVYPFLQAVDFNLPSHQQNHSVPMLFRKRAIKLGFAYLTGKTINVEGIIESAHVPRDMWVKYRKWISADNLPEEFKARGYVSKVPVSFSQKLYELAKKAFDPRFSPLLAEDAIICQLPKTFILTCEHDVLRDDGLLYKKRLEDNGVPVTWHHVQDGFHGVAFFIDYALLEFPGTRDCMEHVAQFLKGL